The sequence ACGCCCACGCTCCATACCCCCGCGTTTTTCCCCTCTGCGATGTCGCTTGCCGTGTCTCCGACTTTGACCGCGCGGCGCGGAGGATATACGCCCAGTTTTTCCATGTTCCTGAATATCATGTACGGGTACGGGCGGCCAAGCCCTGTTTCATCGGGCGTCACCAGTGCGTCCGGGCTGTAGCCTGCGGCGGCCGCGCCCTCCGCTACTACCTCCATCATCTTCGCGGTGTATCCGGTTGACGAACCTATCATGATCTCCCCCACGCGAAGCTGTTCCACCGTCTCGACGACGCCCTCTATCGGGCGGCAGAAGGCGTCCAGCGTCTTCATCAGCGCCGGTACGAAGTCCGCGTAGAGGCGTTCTACGTCGTCCTCCATCCACGGATAGCCGTGGTTTTTCAAAAAAAGCGCGGAGATGCGCTCG is a genomic window of Cloacibacillus sp. containing:
- a CDS encoding phosphonoacetaldehyde hydrolase; protein product: MKENKNNISCVILDWAGTTVDFGCFAPLNAFTRVFADHGLPISIEEARGPMGLAKRDHIRELLKIERISALFLKNHGYPWMEDDVERLYADFVPALMKTLDAFCRPIEGVVETVEQLRVGEIMIGSSTGYTAKMMEVVAEGAAAAGYSPDALVTPDETGLGRPYPYMIFRNMEKLGVYPPRRAVKVGDTASDIAEGKNAGVWSVGVITGSSELGLDRLELASLSASERLYKFRRTQRNFYSAGADFVINEITELPMLIEKINMINAKNAGKEENIQ